One Streptosporangium sp. NBC_01495 DNA window includes the following coding sequences:
- a CDS encoding M50 family metallopeptidase: protein MNWLYVVGIVLFLLGLMISIALHELGHLVPAKLFGVKVTQYMVGFGSTVWSRRKGETEYGIKWIPFGGYIRMIGMLPPRPGEDPTKVRSTATGPFQGLIESAREAALEEVRPGDENRSFYRKKWWQKVIIMSGGPLMNFVLAFVFFAILLVGIGLPADAPIVSSATETCVIPSSEQRAACEPGDQLTPAAQAGLKPGDRMVSLNGQKIGSWDDAIRLVRSHGPGPVKLDIVRDGKPMTFDVTLIAQDRPNLDDPEKIDKNVGFLGVRPTEVMEQQSFGQVIGYMGGLTARVAGSIFNLPEKMVGVWRAAFSGEERDPEGPVGMVGAGRLGGEILTSDLSKEEKIATFVSLLAGFNLAIGMFNLIPLLPLDGGHIAGGLWEGLKWAYAKVMRRPKPKYVDMAKVLPLTYAAALVMMIMAGLLVYADLVNPLTLTN, encoded by the coding sequence ATGAACTGGCTCTACGTCGTGGGGATCGTCCTTTTCCTCCTCGGGTTGATGATCTCCATCGCGCTGCACGAGCTCGGCCACCTGGTGCCGGCCAAGCTCTTCGGCGTCAAGGTGACCCAGTACATGGTGGGTTTCGGCTCCACGGTCTGGTCCCGGCGCAAAGGCGAGACCGAATACGGCATCAAGTGGATCCCGTTCGGCGGGTACATCCGCATGATTGGAATGCTGCCGCCGCGCCCCGGAGAGGATCCCACCAAGGTCAGGAGCACGGCGACAGGACCTTTCCAGGGGCTGATCGAGTCCGCCCGCGAGGCCGCGCTGGAAGAGGTACGTCCAGGCGACGAGAACCGCAGCTTCTACCGCAAGAAGTGGTGGCAGAAGGTCATCATCATGTCCGGCGGGCCGTTGATGAACTTCGTGCTGGCGTTCGTCTTCTTCGCCATCCTGCTGGTCGGCATTGGTCTGCCCGCCGATGCCCCGATCGTCTCGTCCGCCACCGAAACATGCGTAATCCCCAGTTCCGAGCAGCGCGCCGCCTGCGAGCCCGGCGACCAGCTCACCCCGGCCGCGCAGGCGGGCCTCAAGCCGGGCGACCGCATGGTCTCCTTGAACGGTCAGAAGATCGGCTCCTGGGACGACGCCATCCGCCTGGTCCGCTCCCATGGCCCCGGCCCGGTCAAGCTTGACATCGTGCGTGACGGCAAGCCGATGACGTTCGACGTCACGCTCATCGCCCAAGACCGGCCCAATCTCGACGACCCCGAGAAGATCGACAAGAATGTCGGTTTCCTCGGCGTGCGGCCCACCGAGGTGATGGAGCAGCAGAGCTTTGGCCAGGTGATCGGCTACATGGGCGGGCTGACGGCCAGGGTGGCGGGCTCGATCTTCAACTTGCCGGAGAAGATGGTCGGCGTCTGGCGCGCGGCCTTCTCCGGCGAGGAGCGCGACCCCGAGGGCCCGGTGGGCATGGTCGGCGCGGGCCGCTTGGGCGGCGAGATCCTGACCTCCGACTTGTCCAAAGAGGAGAAGATCGCCACCTTCGTCAGCCTGCTGGCAGGCTTCAACCTGGCGATCGGCATGTTCAACCTGATCCCGCTGCTGCCACTGGACGGCGGACACATCGCGGGCGGCCTATGGGAGGGGCTCAAGTGGGCCTACGCCAAGGTCATGCGGCGGCCGAAGCCCAAGTACGTCGACATGGCCAAGGTGCTGCCGCTGACGTACGCGGCTGCACTGGTGATGATGATCATGGCAGGCCTGCTCGTCTACGCCGACCTGGTCAACCCGCTCACACTGACGAACTGA
- a CDS encoding DUF2306 domain-containing protein encodes MSTTRARSIRSRKWWALWGLMAVSAVGFAVGSVPPYLTGDAADAPLPLNPDVALHYLSLMVHAVPGGLALALGPLQFVNRLRVRRPTLHRVVGRIYMISVVIASIAAAVNAAVTISGFAVQVAFFILVMAWLYTLAMAYRSIRCGEVQLHRIWMIRNYALTFAAVTLRVYLLLGLQLSPSMGFEAIYTAAVWASILGNVLVTEYFIVQRMLAPLARRQQRRDAPLISTPV; translated from the coding sequence ATGTCCACGACGAGAGCACGCTCCATCCGCAGCCGGAAGTGGTGGGCGCTGTGGGGGCTGATGGCAGTGTCCGCGGTCGGCTTCGCCGTCGGGTCGGTGCCGCCGTACCTGACCGGAGACGCGGCCGACGCCCCATTGCCGCTCAACCCGGATGTGGCGCTGCACTACCTGTCCCTGATGGTGCACGCCGTCCCAGGTGGCCTCGCCCTGGCCCTCGGGCCGTTGCAGTTCGTCAACCGCCTCCGCGTCCGCCGGCCCACGCTGCACCGCGTCGTCGGCCGGATATACATGATCTCCGTCGTGATCGCGTCCATCGCGGCCGCGGTCAATGCCGCGGTCACGATCAGCGGCTTCGCGGTCCAGGTCGCGTTCTTCATCCTCGTGATGGCGTGGCTGTACACCCTGGCCATGGCTTACCGGAGCATCCGCTGCGGCGAGGTGCAACTGCACCGGATCTGGATGATCCGCAACTACGCTCTGACGTTCGCCGCGGTCACCCTGCGCGTCTACCTGCTCCTCGGCCTGCAACTGTCCCCCTCGATGGGGTTCGAGGCGATCTACACCGCCGCCGTATGGGCGTCTATCCTGGGCAACGTCCTCGTGACCGAGTACTTCATCGTCCAGCGCATGCTGGCCCCCTTGGCCCGTCGTCAGCAGCGCCGGGACGCCCCACTGATCTCCACACCGGTATGA
- a CDS encoding alpha/beta fold hydrolase — translation MNMIFQGRRGKALAAGLVAAGLVISPIPMASAEQGAAPLTWGACAGEKVPAGMECATIQVPINWARPGENKITLDLARLPATDPAHRIGSVFTIPGGPGEDGIASMKQFADRYTALRRRFDVVTSAPRNSMPKKALPASCLKLGPGVSEPGNRRDYEAQSKVLARAVATCRKEDHSGLLTRLDGLSMARDVEAIRAALGEERLSFMAWSAGGSPATAYARLFPHRIRAMYLDGVYNQPGGKLLWDRMSRQTFEKQFRGFVDWCARTSTCALHGEDAGKVWRELLKDADRSPIPVTSAQFGKGKLTGFHLQVAVGLSAADPGAFAKAVDKARHGDGSAFADNVLGLLAVYTQPIVLALRCPDGLGYTTYAEHREALREARRISPDMPYSTFDGLVCSGWKIPVANPARPLPVKGLPPFLGAGSQADFPWTDSLTRTIPGSTSVLYDGPGHVMYLTGPKCVVEHADRYLTELKLPPTGTVCRA, via the coding sequence ATGAACATGATCTTCCAAGGAAGAAGAGGAAAAGCACTCGCCGCGGGGCTGGTAGCGGCCGGACTGGTGATATCGCCGATTCCGATGGCCTCCGCCGAGCAAGGTGCCGCGCCGCTTACGTGGGGGGCGTGCGCGGGGGAGAAGGTCCCGGCGGGCATGGAGTGCGCCACGATCCAGGTGCCGATCAATTGGGCGCGCCCCGGTGAAAACAAGATCACACTGGATCTGGCCCGGCTGCCGGCCACCGATCCCGCCCACCGCATCGGCAGCGTGTTCACCATCCCCGGTGGGCCGGGCGAGGACGGGATCGCGAGCATGAAGCAGTTCGCGGACAGGTACACGGCGTTGCGCCGGCGGTTCGACGTGGTCACCTCCGCCCCTCGCAACAGCATGCCGAAGAAGGCGTTGCCGGCGTCATGCCTGAAGCTGGGGCCGGGGGTGTCGGAGCCGGGCAATCGCCGGGATTACGAGGCCCAGTCCAAGGTCCTGGCCCGGGCGGTGGCCACCTGCAGGAAGGAGGACCACAGCGGGCTGTTGACTCGCCTGGACGGGCTCTCGATGGCCAGGGATGTGGAGGCCATCCGTGCGGCGCTGGGGGAAGAACGGCTGAGTTTCATGGCGTGGTCGGCCGGGGGGTCACCAGCGACCGCCTACGCCCGGCTGTTCCCGCACCGCATCCGCGCGATGTATCTCGACGGGGTGTACAACCAGCCCGGTGGAAAGCTTCTGTGGGATCGGATGTCACGCCAAACCTTCGAGAAGCAGTTCCGCGGGTTCGTCGACTGGTGCGCGCGCACATCCACGTGCGCGCTGCATGGGGAGGATGCGGGAAAGGTCTGGCGCGAGCTGCTCAAGGACGCCGACCGCTCGCCGATCCCGGTCACGTCGGCGCAGTTCGGTAAGGGGAAGCTGACCGGTTTCCACCTGCAGGTCGCAGTCGGCCTCTCAGCAGCGGACCCCGGCGCTTTCGCCAAAGCCGTGGACAAGGCCCGCCACGGTGACGGCTCAGCGTTCGCCGACAACGTCCTGGGCCTGCTGGCGGTCTACACCCAGCCGATCGTGCTGGCGCTGCGGTGTCCCGACGGTCTGGGCTACACCACCTACGCCGAGCACCGCGAAGCACTGAGGGAGGCCAGGAGGATCTCGCCGGACATGCCCTACAGCACCTTCGACGGTCTGGTCTGCTCCGGTTGGAAGATCCCGGTGGCCAACCCGGCCCGACCACTGCCGGTCAAGGGACTGCCGCCGTTCCTGGGAGCCGGCAGCCAAGCCGATTTCCCGTGGACCGACAGCCTGACTCGCACCATCCCCGGCTCCACCTCGGTGCTGTATGACGGGCCTGGTCATGTCATGTATCTGACGGGACCCAAATGCGTGGTCGAGCATGCCGATCGGTATCTCACCGAGTTGAAGCTGCCCCCGACCGGAACCGTCTGCCGGGCGTGA
- a CDS encoding response regulator transcription factor: MIKILIVDDHALVRAGFRMILDAQDDMSVAGEAADGREALHRTRELLPDVVLMDLHMPQADGITATGAITGELPAVRVLALSTFDLDEYVVDALRAGASGFLPKDISPEELVEGIRVVHRGEAAVAPRLLTRLIGTFVQVARPRRRTTPEQLAGLTDREREVLTLIARGQSNTEICQTLGMAGSTVKNHVTSLFAKTGVRDRAQAVIIAYEAGLIIPGDC, from the coding sequence GTGATCAAGATCCTGATCGTGGACGACCACGCGCTGGTCCGCGCGGGCTTCCGGATGATCCTGGACGCCCAGGACGACATGAGCGTGGCGGGCGAGGCCGCAGACGGCCGGGAAGCGCTGCACCGTACCCGTGAGCTGCTGCCGGACGTGGTGCTGATGGACCTGCACATGCCTCAGGCCGACGGGATCACCGCCACCGGCGCGATCACCGGCGAACTGCCCGCAGTGCGGGTGCTCGCGCTGAGCACCTTCGACCTGGACGAGTACGTGGTCGACGCGCTGCGGGCCGGGGCTTCGGGCTTCCTGCCCAAGGACATCTCGCCCGAGGAACTGGTGGAGGGCATCCGGGTGGTGCACCGCGGGGAGGCCGCCGTCGCGCCGCGGCTGCTGACCCGCCTGATCGGCACGTTCGTCCAGGTAGCCCGGCCACGCCGCAGGACCACACCCGAGCAGCTGGCCGGGCTGACCGACCGCGAGCGGGAGGTGCTGACACTCATCGCCCGAGGCCAGTCCAACACCGAGATCTGTCAGACCCTCGGCATGGCGGGCTCCACCGTGAAAAATCACGTGACCAGCCTGTTCGCCAAGACCGGTGTTCGCGACCGGGCACAAGCCGTGATCATCGCCTACGAGGCCGGGCTCATCATCCCTGGGGACTGCTGA
- a CDS encoding sensor histidine kinase codes for MRSLRVAWRTLCRPRVADSLLALLIWTFQAVLAFSIGVGVPPPVVVLLDTIASVALFWRRDRPFTVLTLIVACHLVTVVIGQNVWLGGAAMCALYSAGRYGVPRCAWIAAVAVNLSGAVTVQVLYLVRGEKPSVTGALGALFVVGFGQLLRFRRELAERARAELAEAAVLAERRRLARELHDVVAHHISTMNVLVGAARTTMTRHPGQAQATLLTAERAGREAMAEMRQLLHVLRADDASDAKFAGFAGYGAAALPALVARAADAGLAVGLEVAGDRVELSTAVDHTLYRIVQEALTNIRKHAGGARASVRLTYVPGAVEVEVLDDGLAAGAGESGFGLGGMAERVAACGGQLRAGPHPQGGFEVFARIPVPAVQEKT; via the coding sequence ATGAGAAGTCTGCGGGTGGCGTGGCGGACGCTCTGTCGGCCACGCGTCGCCGACTCTCTGCTGGCGCTGCTCATCTGGACGTTCCAGGCGGTGCTCGCCTTCTCCATCGGTGTGGGGGTACCTCCGCCCGTGGTGGTGCTGCTCGACACCATTGCCTCGGTCGCGCTGTTCTGGCGTCGTGATCGGCCGTTCACCGTCCTGACGCTCATCGTGGCCTGTCATCTGGTGACCGTCGTGATCGGCCAGAACGTCTGGCTCGGCGGGGCGGCGATGTGCGCGCTGTATTCCGCCGGCCGGTACGGCGTGCCGCGGTGTGCCTGGATCGCGGCCGTGGCGGTGAACCTATCCGGCGCCGTCACCGTCCAGGTGCTCTACCTCGTCCGGGGCGAGAAACCGTCGGTGACGGGGGCGCTCGGGGCGCTGTTCGTGGTCGGGTTCGGCCAATTGCTGCGGTTTCGCCGGGAGCTGGCCGAGCGGGCGAGGGCCGAACTCGCCGAGGCGGCGGTGCTGGCCGAGCGCCGCCGCCTCGCGCGGGAGTTGCACGATGTGGTGGCCCACCACATCAGCACGATGAACGTGCTGGTCGGCGCGGCCCGCACCACCATGACCCGCCACCCGGGACAGGCCCAGGCCACCTTGCTCACCGCGGAGCGGGCCGGGCGTGAGGCCATGGCGGAGATGCGGCAGTTGCTGCACGTGCTGCGCGCCGACGACGCCTCCGACGCGAAATTCGCCGGATTCGCCGGGTACGGCGCGGCCGCGCTGCCCGCGCTGGTCGCCAGGGCCGCAGACGCCGGCTTGGCGGTCGGGCTGGAGGTGGCCGGTGATCGCGTCGAGCTGAGCACGGCGGTGGATCACACGCTCTACCGGATCGTCCAAGAGGCGCTGACCAACATCCGCAAGCACGCCGGCGGCGCGCGGGCGAGCGTCCGGCTCACCTACGTGCCCGGGGCGGTGGAAGTGGAGGTGCTCGACGACGGCCTCGCCGCAGGCGCCGGAGAGAGCGGTTTCGGCCTGGGCGGCATGGCCGAGCGGGTGGCGGCCTGTGGCGGGCAACTGCGGGCCGGGCCGCACCCTCAGGGCGGCTTTGAGGTCTTCGCCCGCATCCCCGTGCCCGCCGTACAGGAGAAGACGTGA
- a CDS encoding xylulokinase: MPLVAGVDSSTQSCKVVIRDAETGKLVREGRAPHPVGTAVPPAAWEAALSDAVAQAGGLDDVAAASIAGQQQGMVCLDEGGAVIRDAVLWNDTRSADAAADLISDLGGGEAGQRAWAEAVGLVPVASFTVTKLRWLASAEPDNAARTAAVCLPHDWLTWRLSGAPGLDALRTDRSEASGTGYWSAATGEYRLDLLRLAFGRDDVLLPQVLAPTHRAGHLRTGAPLGPGAGDCAAAALGVGAESGDVIVSIGTSGIVSTVSDEVPAADPSGIVAGYADMTGRFLPLVCTLNAARVLDAAATMLRVDHAGLSALALSAPPGADGLALVPYLEGERTPNRPHATGAVHGLTLRTSTPAHLARAAVEGMLCALADGLDAMIAQGTTVNRVILVGGGARSEAVRRIAPTVFGRPVLVPPLGEYVADGAARQAAWVLSGGQRPPSWTVGQVEMHEADAVPAIRERYAVARANVLDRAG; this comes from the coding sequence GTGCCCCTCGTCGCCGGGGTCGACTCGTCGACCCAGTCGTGCAAAGTCGTCATCCGCGACGCCGAGACTGGGAAGCTGGTGCGCGAAGGTCGCGCACCACACCCCGTCGGCACCGCCGTGCCGCCGGCCGCGTGGGAGGCCGCACTGTCCGACGCGGTCGCACAGGCCGGCGGACTGGACGATGTAGCGGCTGCCTCGATCGCCGGGCAGCAACAGGGCATGGTGTGCCTGGACGAAGGCGGCGCGGTGATCCGGGACGCCGTGCTGTGGAACGACACCCGCTCGGCCGACGCCGCCGCCGACCTGATCTCGGATCTCGGCGGCGGCGAGGCGGGACAGCGAGCATGGGCGGAAGCGGTCGGCCTGGTACCGGTGGCCAGCTTCACCGTCACCAAGCTGCGCTGGCTGGCCTCGGCGGAGCCGGACAACGCCGCCCGTACAGCCGCGGTGTGTCTGCCGCACGACTGGCTGACCTGGCGACTGTCCGGCGCACCGGGGCTCGATGCGCTGCGCACCGACCGCAGTGAGGCCAGCGGGACCGGATACTGGTCGGCCGCGACCGGTGAGTACCGCCTGGACCTGCTCCGGTTGGCGTTCGGTCGCGACGATGTGCTGCTGCCGCAGGTGCTCGCGCCGACCCATCGGGCCGGGCACCTGCGCACCGGCGCGCCGCTGGGCCCCGGCGCCGGCGACTGCGCCGCAGCGGCGCTGGGTGTCGGCGCCGAGTCGGGCGACGTGATCGTGTCGATCGGCACCTCCGGCATAGTGTCCACCGTTTCCGACGAGGTGCCGGCCGCAGACCCGAGCGGGATCGTGGCCGGGTACGCCGATATGACCGGCCGGTTCCTGCCGCTGGTGTGCACGCTCAATGCCGCCCGGGTGCTGGACGCGGCCGCGACCATGCTGCGAGTGGACCACGCGGGGCTGTCGGCGCTGGCGCTGTCCGCACCGCCGGGCGCCGACGGACTGGCCCTGGTGCCCTACCTGGAGGGCGAGCGCACACCGAACCGCCCGCACGCCACCGGAGCCGTGCACGGCCTGACCCTGCGGACCTCGACCCCCGCACACCTGGCCCGCGCGGCGGTGGAGGGCATGCTGTGCGCACTCGCCGACGGGCTGGACGCAATGATCGCGCAGGGCACGACGGTCAACCGGGTCATCCTGGTCGGCGGCGGCGCCCGCTCGGAGGCGGTGCGCCGGATCGCTCCTACAGTCTTCGGCCGCCCCGTGCTCGTCCCACCACTGGGGGAGTACGTCGCCGACGGCGCCGCCCGTCAGGCGGCCTGGGTGTTGTCGGGTGGGCAGCGGCCGCCGTCGTGGACGGTCGGGCAGGTTGAGATGCACGAGGCGGACGCCGTGCCGGCGATCCGAGAACGGTACGCCGTGGCCCGCGCGAACGTCCTCGACCGCGCTGGCTGA
- a CDS encoding ATP-binding protein: MGDSFSLLLLGTPELAVGGRLVRIRSAKTRALLCYLATTPGARSRAELAGLLWGERPDANARGSLRLALSELRKDVGGWLDITRDHVGFRADDGCFVDYRQLTRDPTVAGALRLWRGEFLDGLSFGDAPAFAGWLECERRRARLVLRELLVRAGPAASEHVVRLARIVTELDPYDEEAHRVLIASLARAGNRAAALACYEELRLRLARELGVGPAPETRALRQDLTPRPATARRAALPVPGSELVGREPDIRRLRALLSRERLITLSGPGGIGKTRLAIAAAEAGDRDAASLSSTGTGKHDTASPSSVKPGEHDAASLSSADVAFVSFVGVRAEAAVTTLARRLGVDLSPPRPAAELLLAALAGRSTLLVLDNLEHLPSFDGVIAEILRVAPGLRVLATSRRRLNVPGQVIVSVEGLAESAAEALFVARALKARPGFDPEREAPLVAAICAATGGLPLAIELAAGLLRAVPCADLAERLGVDTGLLSTAGPAARSRHASMRTVFDTSWRLLDPARRAALAALSVFGGGCTLRAALEVAGTSPEVLVHLVDHSVLRLTPSGRYTLHPLIQQLAAAHLEDPGVRERHARHYAGLLDRHATALQDGSDAEVVRVLGAEMDNIRLAWRVSGQPRFLDHYWTLCLRLRLYEESVAIVREHLDRPPEDLRLRARLLRMAAVSSHQLARERAATRLARAALDTLGEPLPTTRTGLATALLTAATRQAAHRLLPVPRTDEAEAAQALTLLARLAYHQQDLPVMLVTSLRQLNAADRGTDPALRAESYANFAAIARLAGRHRIATRYGSLADQALSGIDHPDEAVHRARLARGIDLLHAGRFEDARRSFTEGRLRTIDPRVAENCAGMLAETALWQGEFAAAATGYAETEELAVARVGGDDIGRHWCLTGQAEALLRLDGVPVERIRELLAAARASHERRRTHAKEIGLRDSPASRTIQELRLLTIAARLDPARAPAALAEALTLAKRLPTVQPGMLECWTGLAELLRDAGQHRTVAPLLLGHLSRYAARNPGAAARIGWALALIMVALGGRRQARRAAEQAMATAERLTAPYDHRRAESLARTLG; encoded by the coding sequence ATGGGAGACTCCTTCAGCCTGCTGCTGCTCGGCACGCCCGAGCTGGCTGTCGGGGGAAGGCTGGTGCGGATCCGTTCCGCTAAGACCCGGGCACTCCTCTGCTACCTCGCCACCACGCCGGGGGCGCGCTCGCGGGCCGAGCTCGCGGGGCTGCTGTGGGGCGAGCGTCCCGACGCCAACGCCAGGGGCAGCCTGCGGCTGGCGCTGTCGGAGCTGCGCAAGGACGTGGGCGGCTGGCTCGACATCACCCGCGACCACGTCGGCTTCCGCGCCGACGACGGTTGCTTCGTGGACTACCGGCAGCTCACCCGGGACCCGACGGTGGCGGGGGCGCTCCGGTTGTGGCGCGGAGAGTTCCTCGACGGTCTCTCCTTCGGGGACGCGCCCGCGTTCGCCGGGTGGCTGGAGTGCGAGCGGCGGCGGGCCCGGCTGGTGCTGCGCGAGCTGCTCGTACGCGCCGGGCCCGCCGCCTCCGAACACGTCGTACGGCTGGCCAGGATCGTGACGGAGCTGGACCCCTACGACGAGGAGGCCCACCGGGTGCTGATCGCCTCCCTGGCCAGGGCCGGGAACCGGGCCGCGGCCCTGGCCTGCTACGAGGAGCTGCGCCTGCGACTGGCGCGCGAGCTGGGCGTCGGTCCCGCACCCGAGACCCGCGCGCTCCGCCAGGACCTCACGCCCCGGCCCGCGACCGCCCGCCGGGCTGCCCTGCCGGTCCCCGGGTCGGAGCTGGTCGGCCGCGAGCCCGACATTCGCCGCCTACGTGCCCTGCTGTCCCGGGAACGCCTGATCACCCTGTCGGGCCCGGGCGGCATCGGCAAGACCCGCCTGGCCATCGCCGCGGCGGAGGCCGGGGACCGGGATGCCGCGTCCCTCTCCTCCACGGGGACCGGGAAGCACGACACCGCCTCCCCCTCCTCCGTGAAGCCCGGTGAGCACGACGCCGCGTCCCTCTCCTCGGCGGATGTCGCGTTCGTGTCTTTTGTCGGGGTGCGGGCGGAGGCGGCTGTGACGACGCTCGCGCGCCGACTCGGCGTGGACCTCTCGCCGCCGCGGCCGGCCGCCGAGCTGCTGCTCGCCGCCCTCGCCGGTCGCTCGACGCTGCTGGTGCTCGACAATCTCGAACATCTGCCGTCCTTCGACGGGGTGATCGCGGAGATCCTGCGGGTGGCGCCGGGCCTGCGAGTGCTGGCGACCAGCCGGCGGCGGCTGAACGTGCCTGGGCAGGTGATCGTCTCGGTGGAGGGGCTTGCCGAGTCGGCCGCCGAGGCGTTGTTCGTCGCGCGGGCGCTCAAGGCCCGGCCGGGGTTCGACCCCGAGCGCGAGGCCCCGCTGGTGGCCGCGATCTGCGCCGCGACCGGCGGGCTGCCGTTGGCGATCGAACTGGCGGCCGGCCTGCTGCGTGCCGTACCGTGCGCCGACCTGGCCGAACGCCTCGGAGTGGACACGGGGCTGCTCTCCACGGCCGGGCCCGCCGCACGGTCCAGGCACGCGAGCATGCGTACGGTCTTCGATACGTCCTGGCGGCTGCTCGACCCGGCGAGGCGGGCGGCGCTGGCGGCGTTGTCGGTGTTCGGTGGCGGCTGCACCCTGCGCGCGGCCCTGGAAGTCGCCGGAACCAGTCCTGAGGTGCTGGTCCACCTGGTCGACCACAGCGTGCTGCGGCTCACCCCGTCCGGCCGGTACACCCTCCACCCTCTCATCCAGCAGCTCGCCGCCGCCCATTTGGAGGACCCGGGGGTACGCGAACGGCACGCCCGCCATTACGCCGGTCTCCTCGACCGGCACGCCACCGCGCTCCAGGACGGCTCGGACGCCGAGGTCGTCCGCGTGCTCGGCGCCGAGATGGACAACATCCGCCTGGCCTGGCGGGTGTCCGGGCAGCCGCGCTTCCTGGACCACTACTGGACGTTGTGCCTGCGATTGCGCCTGTACGAGGAGTCGGTGGCGATCGTCCGTGAGCACCTCGACCGCCCTCCGGAAGACCTGCGCCTACGAGCCCGCCTGCTTCGGATGGCCGCGGTGAGCTCCCACCAGCTCGCCAGGGAACGCGCCGCCACCCGCCTGGCCCGCGCCGCCCTCGACACGCTCGGCGAGCCACTCCCCACCACCCGCACCGGCCTCGCGACCGCTCTCCTGACCGCCGCCACCCGCCAGGCCGCCCACCGTCTCCTCCCCGTACCCCGTACGGACGAGGCCGAGGCCGCGCAGGCGCTGACCTTGCTCGCCCGGCTCGCCTACCACCAGCAGGACCTCCCCGTGATGCTGGTGACCTCGCTGCGCCAGCTCAACGCCGCCGACCGCGGCACCGACCCCGCCCTGCGCGCCGAGTCCTACGCGAACTTCGCCGCCATCGCCCGCCTCGCCGGTCGCCACCGGATCGCCACCCGTTACGGCAGCCTCGCCGACCAGGCACTTTCCGGCATCGACCACCCGGACGAGGCCGTGCACCGGGCCCGGCTGGCCCGCGGGATCGACCTGCTCCACGCGGGCCGTTTCGAGGACGCCAGGCGGTCGTTCACGGAGGGACGATTGCGGACGATCGACCCGCGGGTGGCCGAGAACTGCGCCGGCATGCTCGCCGAGACCGCACTGTGGCAGGGCGAGTTCGCCGCGGCGGCCACCGGGTACGCGGAGACGGAGGAGCTGGCGGTCGCGCGGGTGGGCGGGGACGACATCGGCCGCCACTGGTGCCTGACCGGCCAGGCGGAAGCGCTGTTGCGCCTGGACGGGGTGCCGGTGGAGCGGATCCGGGAGCTGCTGGCGGCCGCCCGCGCCTCGCACGAGCGGCGGCGTACGCACGCGAAGGAGATCGGCCTGCGCGACAGCCCGGCGAGCCGCACGATCCAGGAGCTGCGCCTGCTCACCATCGCGGCCCGCCTGGACCCGGCGCGGGCGCCCGCGGCGCTGGCCGAGGCGCTGACGCTGGCCAAGCGGCTGCCAACGGTGCAGCCCGGCATGCTGGAGTGCTGGACCGGCCTCGCCGAACTGCTCAGGGACGCGGGGCAGCACCGGACCGTGGCCCCCCTCCTGCTCGGACACCTCTCCCGGTACGCCGCCCGCAACCCCGGCGCCGCCGCCCGGATCGGCTGGGCCCTCGCGCTGATCATGGTCGCCCTGGGCGGGCGAAGGCAGGCCAGGCGGGCAGCCGAGCAGGCGATGGCGACCGCCGAACGCCTGACCGCACCGTACGACCACCGCAGAGCCGAGTCCCTGGCCCGCACCCTTGGATGA
- a CDS encoding serine hydrolase domain-containing protein — MAKLVAFIRSNARQVSGPGELFSYCNAGYCALGALVARLRERTWEAAMRELLIEPLGARHMALYAEEAIMFRAAVGHVGEPLRVSPRRQLPQSNAPAGSTPSAAPRDLVRFGRMLLADGVAADGTRVLPAGTFAEMCRPQVTLPRLGERYTTAWGLGLMLFDWDGKLVVGHDGSAPGQTTTWRIVPDRGLVLAVHANGGHASAFIDEVLAEILSSAAGIRLPSRVLPPDTPAPFRPETYAGSYSAPPVTYEVKADADGLEITDIPHGLAAQFGEGGTTARYVHVGDNRFVGVEPDKGLHPLIAFLQDGRFLYNMRAVPRVTD, encoded by the coding sequence GTGGCCAAGCTTGTTGCGTTCATACGTAGCAACGCCCGGCAGGTCAGCGGGCCGGGGGAGCTGTTCTCGTACTGCAATGCCGGCTATTGCGCGCTCGGTGCCCTCGTCGCCAGGCTGCGCGAACGTACGTGGGAGGCCGCCATGCGGGAGCTGCTGATCGAGCCTCTCGGGGCGCGGCACATGGCGCTCTACGCCGAGGAAGCAATCATGTTCCGGGCCGCGGTCGGACACGTCGGCGAGCCGCTGCGGGTGTCGCCCCGGAGGCAGCTGCCGCAGTCGAACGCGCCGGCTGGGTCCACGCCGAGCGCCGCGCCGCGCGACCTCGTGCGGTTCGGGCGGATGCTGCTGGCCGACGGCGTGGCGGCCGACGGGACGCGGGTGCTGCCCGCGGGAACCTTCGCCGAGATGTGCCGGCCGCAGGTCACGCTGCCGCGGCTGGGGGAGCGATACACGACCGCCTGGGGCCTCGGGCTGATGCTCTTCGACTGGGACGGCAAGCTTGTGGTCGGCCACGACGGCAGCGCCCCGGGCCAGACCACGACCTGGCGCATCGTGCCCGACCGCGGCCTGGTGCTCGCCGTCCACGCGAACGGCGGCCACGCCTCGGCCTTCATCGACGAGGTGCTGGCGGAGATCCTCTCGTCCGCGGCCGGGATTCGCCTGCCGTCGCGGGTGCTGCCGCCGGACACCCCGGCGCCGTTCCGGCCGGAGACCTACGCCGGGAGTTACTCCGCACCGCCGGTCACCTACGAGGTGAAGGCCGACGCCGACGGGCTGGAGATCACCGACATCCCGCATGGCCTCGCGGCGCAGTTCGGGGAGGGTGGCACGACCGCCCGCTACGTCCACGTCGGCGACAACCGCTTCGTCGGCGTCGAGCCGGACAAGGGGCTGCACCCACTGATCGCCTTCCTCCAGGACGGGCGCTTCCTCTACAACATGCGCGCCGTGCCACGTGTCACGGACTAG